One genomic segment of Brassica napus cultivar Da-Ae chromosome A3, Da-Ae, whole genome shotgun sequence includes these proteins:
- the LOC125607297 gene encoding cytosolic sulfotransferase 7-like yields MDPKELPSILRDDKISVETNKLISSLLSRTDSQGQKLCKYQGCWYYYNTLQGVLNFQSGFQPQDTDIILASYPKSGTTWLKALTVALLERSKNHSYSSDDEHPLLYDNPHGIVPCLEMDVYHESSSPNLAKFSAPRRKFSTHMPLHAMEETLKHSPCKIVYVCRNVKDTLVSWWFFLCAVLKIEQSRGILESLFESFCNGTIYYGPFWEHLLSYWRASLEEPKHVLFMRYEELKAEPRHQIKRLAEFFGCPFTKQEEESGVVDKILDLCSLRNLSSLEVNKTGSRNDVDHKDYFRKGEVGDSKNYLTPEMEYKIDMIIQEKLQGSGLKF; encoded by the coding sequence ATGGATCCAAAGGAGCTTCCATCCATCTTAAGAGACGATAAGATAAGCGTAGAAACCAATAAGTTGATCTCTTCGCTTCTTTCACGCACTGATTCTCAAGGGCAGAAGCTTTGTAAATATCAAGGATGTTGGTACTATTACAACACCCTCCAAGGCGTTCTCAATTTCCAGAGTGGTTTTCAACCACAGGACACCGATATAATCCTTGCTTCTTACCCAAAATCAGGCACTACTTGGCTCAAGGCCCTCACTGTCGCCCTTCTGGAGAGATCAAAGAATCATTCTTATTCTTCAGACGATGAACATCCTCTACTCTATGATAATCCTCATGGCATTGTACCATGCTTGGAGATGGATGTTTATCACGAAAGCTCAAGTCCTAACCTAGCCAAGTTCTCAGCACCTCGGAGAAAGTTCTCGACTCACATGCCACTGCACGCGATGGAGGAAACCCTCAAGCATTCTCCATGCAAGATTGTGTACGTGTGTAGGAACGTAAAGGACACGTTGGTCTCGTGGTGGTTTTTCCTTTGCGCTGTTCTTAAAATAGAACAAAGTAGAGGCATTCTCGAGTCTCTGTTCGAATCTTTCTGCAATGGAACTATATATTATGGACCATTTTGGGAGCATCTCTTAAGCTACTGGAGAGCAAGCTTGGAAGAACCAAAACATGTACTTTTCATGAGGTATGAGGAACTGAAAGCGGAGCCTCGCCATCAGATCAAGAGGCTAGCGGAATTCTTCGGTTGTCCTTTTACTaagcaagaagaagagagtggagTTGTGGACAAGATCTTGGACCTTTGCTCTCTGCGTAATCTGAGCAGTTTGGAGGTTAACAAAACCGGATCACGAAACGACGTGGATCACAAGGATTATTTCCGAAAAGGGGAAGTCGGtgactcaaagaattatcttaCGCCTGAAATGGAGTACAAGATTGACATGATCATCCAAGAAAAATTGCAGGGTTCTGGTTTGAAATTCTAG